The sequence AACCTACCCAGGTTCAAAGGTGAGTTTTCCTGCCTAAGAAAcgcttttattttaaattatcttCATGCTGTGGTGGATTACGTAAGTttatatgttatttattttctcaagaATTCTGTCTGTTCTGAGATGACAACAGCAACGTTGTCTTTTGAACCAGTGTTGACTCCGTCACAAACAGATCCGAACGCAGTCTAAACCCCTCTTtgaaactgtgttgtgtttatgtataCTCGTTTACGGTCAAATATCCAAATGTCGTTGAATGCCGGTTAGGATTTACGAGTGTCTTAAGGTCGGTTCTTGGTACAAAGTGTTCTCCGAGGCAGATAACTGGGAGAACACTTAAACTGTCTCATGGTACAGTTGATGTGAATTGGGTTGTGTCTTGTAGGAATTTCTGTAAAATTCTTTTAATAAAAGTATCTGTTATCAAGTAAACATGTGTGTTgaaaaacaagtaaacattAAATGGAcatcaaagtttcaaaatacaaagtacagaTTGTCCGAGCTGTTTGCAGACCGTCAGGTTTCCCAAAATCTATAGAGAAACTGCATAGATTCTGTTATCAGTAATACTGACAACAGAAATGTCATGTGGTCAAAGTTCAATTTatagtttgtctgtgtgtgcctgtactTGATGTGTCTCGTCTGCCTGCTTGGGTGCATGTCTGCTGTCTGAATCACAGCTCCTGGATATCAAGTTGGCTTCCCTCTTGGTGTCCCACATCTCCCTCTCGGCTGAaagatgcagaagaaaaaatgCTTAAGAGTAAGTGTATTAAAGAGCTGTAGAACCACTTCCAAGAATCTGAGTGGTTTATAGTTGTCTTTAAGCTGAGAGGATTTAGTGTCTGCACTTTCTTTACTGGTTATTGAACAAATACAAATCAGTCTAATGAATCTGAAGCAGATGAGTCCAGTGTCCCTTTCttcttcccccctcctcccaccatCCACAGGTGTGAAGCGGCCTTTCTCCAGGCAGCACGTCCGGATATCCAACAGCAACTATCTCTGGACCTTAGCTTTTTCCACTCATCCTCAACTACACTCTCTCTCCGCACCCCCTGCCCAGACCGGGCCGcctctggttctgctgcatgGCTTTGGAGGCGGAGTCGCACTTTGGGCCCAAAACCTGGACACACTGTCTGACAGTGGGCCGGTCTACGCTCTAGACCTGCTGGGCTTTGGCAGGAGCAGCCGCCCCGAGTTCCCAACCGACCCGGAGGGGGTTGAGGAGCAGTTTGTGGCAACtctggaggagtggagggagagGGTGGGACTGGAGGAAATGGTGTTGCTGGGACACAACCTTGGAGGATACCTGTCTGCTGCCTACACACTCAAATATCCACACAGGTGCgtggttgcatgtgtgtgcctgtgagtTTTGTACATGTTTTGCTCATGTAGAAAAATACAACTTTCTTCAATAAGGAAGCACCTTTTTATGTACTTTGTTTCATTCTACCATCTGCTGAATAAGGTGCAACCCTTAAACAAGAAAAAGTGAGGAACTAATAGTGGAAATTTAACattgtcaagtgtgtgtgtgtgtgtttgtgtatgtgggCATGTGCAGGGTAAAACATCTGCTGCTGGTGGAGCCATGGGGGTTCCCAGCTCGTCCAGATAACCCCAACCACAGCTCCATTCCAGTGTGGATCAGAGCCATGGGGGCTGTCATGAGCCCCTTCAACCCTCTGGCTGGACTCAGACTGGCTGGGCCTCtaggtcaacacacacacacatatatatatataaacaggaatgaatgttttcagtgcaacgtttaatttaatatttgttttctgatttcttCTTTCAGGTCCAATGCTGGTCCAGACAATCAGGTCAGACTTCAAGCAGAAATACTCTTCAGTGTTTGATGACAATACAGTATCTGACTACATCTACCATCTGAATGCCCAGACTCCAAGGTGGGGAAGTGATGTGTGCTGATGCTTTTTTTGCTCTGATAACACATCGTATGGTCTCCAACATTATGCCTTTCGTTTCAGTGGAGAGACAGCCTTTAAGAACATGACCATTCCCTATGGCTGGGCTAAGAGGCCCATGCTGGAGAGGATCGGCCAGGTCCAGGCTGACATTCCTGTTTCCTTCATCTACGGTTCACGCTCCAGCATTGACAGTGACTCTGGATATGCGTTTAAGAAAACCAGACCAGATGTGGAAATCAGTGTaggctttcttttcatctcactTTGCTTAGAGTAGATCTGAAACACTTATGTTTACAATATGGCTTTTTAGGCCATAAATGTTCATGAGATATGTGAACCACAACAGGTTTTCTCTAAATATCTGACCCATCCTCTTCAACTGAGCGTCTCGTGTTTGTCAGGTGATCAGAGGAGCGGGCCATTATGTTTTCGCTGACCAGCCTGATGACTTCAACCAGACAGTTCTGCAGATCCTCCACAGGATGGAGAAGAAAAGTGACAATGAAGGAACAAAGCAGCAAGAGCTCCCTCAGTCAGACGACACACAGGAGGGCACAACTAGCCCAAACCCATGACACAGCCACAACAGTTTATCTGTAAGCCTCTTCATCATGCACTTTACTCTGAAGAGAtacccatcactgactgaggACACTTTACTTATCATTCCATGGTGTAATGCTCCCTAAGGCTTGGGGTCAAAGATCAGATGATGCCACCAGCCTTGTGTAAAgaaattttgtaaataaatgtcagttGCAGTCTGTGTTGCTCTCCCAGTGTGATTTTTCTGTCCTTGAGcaatttttgtctttcaaaatgaGAAATCATCTCTCAAGGGAATATGTTGTTTTGGGTGGAGATTTGGCCTCATAAAGTCCTCATGATGTTCTTTTTCTGACccctcacacactctgtgaGAGATAATGAGGGAGAAGTAAGTAGGGCAAAGGGCTaatgtgtttttcaggaaaCTTCCTCCCTTCTCCAGAGATGCTCTGACTGAGAAtggccagcaggtggcagcacaaagacagcatgTGCATGTTATCTCCCCACTCTTTTGCAGGAGGGTAGCAGTGAATCCCATGCAAGGCGCCCTCACTTGCATTTTGAGTTGAGTGACCTACTCAGGAGACCTGAACAGTGATGCTTTAAGAGCTGCATCACACTCAGCTTTCTGCTCAGTCACAACTGCAGTGACAGAATAGGGTCAGGGATGTGTGTTGGCATAAAAATAGACCTTCTGTTTTGACATGAGTTAAACAACTTGGTCCTTTACCAGTTGACATTAATTTTGTGAATGTGCGAGTCAGCAAAAATAGCCAGCACGAGGAAGCCATTGTTTTAATATGACATATTGCGGAATTGTTAGTTTCGCACACTCCTCAGACTaaattcatatttacatttgccCTGATTTAGCATTGCACTCCTACTGTATGACGTTGTTGACGAGAGCAAGCTACAGAGGTCTGGGACATTCACTCCTTTCTATCCACATCCCcagattcaattcagttttaagCTTGTAGTGCGCAGccaaaaccaacactgactCACATGACCTCACTTGAGGTAATTTATGCGCAGCTTCCTCTAGAGCAAGAAAAGGCTTTATGAAGCATTTTTACCTTAGGGCCCTTAGTGGCCCTCTACAAGGCCTGTAATAATACACTGATGTGTAAAATTTGAGTTTGATAAAAGTTTTTCACCAAtggtagcatcatgctgctgtgttttgcttGTGCACATGGTTAATGAAATGTGCCCTCGTGCCCTCTGTTTTATGCTGTTCCACTGCCTGAAGCTGGTGACAGGTGGTGGGTAAATATGTTCAGAAATGTGCCAACAAATGCAAGGAAGGAGAAGATTGCTAACCAGCAAAGGTAGATGTaaacattgtttcatttgaaatatttcaaactgttttggAAATATATGATTGTTCTTTCCTCTATAGGTCAGACCtcaaaaatgtctttggctGCTAACATAAAACACTCTACAGGACACCTTGAACACACCGACTTTTTATAATGTGATTGTTTCCAGCAGTGTAGGTGTTTCATGCTGCAGTTTAGTAAACTAACGGAGGAAAACACTGAGCACCCTGGCCTTTACCAGTACAACTGTTACCTTATCCCATCTCTGTCATTTCTAAGACATCAACCCAGCCCATGTGAAGCGTCTCCCGGCAACAGGGTAGCCACGGAGACTGAGCCTTGTGCATCGCCGAC comes from Scatophagus argus isolate fScaArg1 chromosome 17, fScaArg1.pri, whole genome shotgun sequence and encodes:
- the LOC124075065 gene encoding 1-acylglycerol-3-phosphate O-acyltransferase ABHD5-like, whose translation is MRRMAEEIQPTQVQSSWISSWLPSWCPTSPSRLKDAEEKMLKSVKRPFSRQHVRISNSNYLWTLAFSTHPQLHSLSAPPAQTGPPLVLLHGFGGGVALWAQNLDTLSDSGPVYALDLLGFGRSSRPEFPTDPEGVEEQFVATLEEWRERVGLEEMVLLGHNLGGYLSAAYTLKYPHRVKHLLLVEPWGFPARPDNPNHSSIPVWIRAMGAVMSPFNPLAGLRLAGPLGPMLVQTIRSDFKQKYSSVFDDNTVSDYIYHLNAQTPSGETAFKNMTIPYGWAKRPMLERIGQVQADIPVSFIYGSRSSIDSDSGYAFKKTRPDVEISVIRGAGHYVFADQPDDFNQTVLQILHRMEKKSDNEGTKQQELPQSDDTQEGTTSPNP